CTCCCCCGCACCCGGCCGCGGGAGTACGGTGAGGCCATGCCCCTGCCCCGCCGGCCGTCCGGGGGTGCCCCGCGGGCCGGCGCCGGACCGGCGCGGGCCGTCCTGCTCCCGGCCGGGAATGTTCCCCCGCACAGATTGGTTCAAATTTTTATGAGCACCACGGAGCGCGCGGAGCGCCAGGACCCGCTGTCCTTCTACCTCGACAAGTCCGGGCCTGCGGCCTGGAAGGCCGTCGGCGGGCTGTCCACGGCCGCCAAGGAGGCCGCGCGCGCCGCCGGGCTGGACGACCAGCTCGTCGAGCTGGTCAACCTCCGCGTCTCCCAGATCAACGGCTGCGCCTACTGCCTGCACGTGCACACGCGCAGGGCGATCGAGGTGGGCCTGGACGACCAGCGCCGCGGGCTCGTGGCCGCCTGGGAGGACGCGGACGTCTACTCGGAGCAGGAGAAGGCGGCCCTGGCCCTGGCCGAGGTGGTCACCACCCTGCCGGGGACCGAGGACCGGGACGCCACCCAGATGCTCTCCCACGCGGTGCTCACCGACGAGCAGTACTCCGCGGTGCAGTGGCTGGCCATCACCATGAACGTCACCAACCGCATCTCCATCCTGTCCCACCACCCGGTGCGCCGAGCCCCGCAGGCGCCGGGACTCTGATCCGGAGGACCGCCATGAGCAACACCGAGACCCACC
This genomic window from Citricoccus sp. SGAir0253 contains:
- a CDS encoding carboxymuconolactone decarboxylase family protein gives rise to the protein MSTTERAERQDPLSFYLDKSGPAAWKAVGGLSTAAKEAARAAGLDDQLVELVNLRVSQINGCAYCLHVHTRRAIEVGLDDQRRGLVAAWEDADVYSEQEKAALALAEVVTTLPGTEDRDATQMLSHAVLTDEQYSAVQWLAITMNVTNRISILSHHPVRRAPQAPGL